Genomic segment of Gloeocapsa sp. PCC 7428:
AATCGTTGCATCTTCCACACCACAAAAAACCAAATTACTCTCAGCTTTGCTGTGGGGAATTGGGTATCACGGTGTCGCTTTAGCTTGGATTACCGGCGTTCACCCGATGATGTGGATGGGAGTACCTTGGCTTGCTAGTATTGCGATCGCGCTGTTTTGCTGGGTTGCGATTACGCTGTGGGGCGCAGTCTTAGTAACGGCTTGGGCTGTCTGCATGACTATTTTTAGTCGAGGTGTGGGAACATTCACCCGCGTTCTCATTGGTGTTGCGTTGTGGTGTGGTTTAGAGAGTTTATGGAGCTTAGGACCTTTATACTGGACTTCACTTTCTTACACTCAAAGCCCCCATAACTTAATTATTCTCCATCTCGGTCAAATTTCTGGCTCCCTCACCGTCACAGCTGCAATTGTTGCCGTAAATGGTTTACTTGCAGAAGCATGGATGAGATATGAGAGGTCGGAGGTTGGAGGTCGGAGGTCGGGGAAGAATACAATTACACTACGACTTTTTGCTAGTAGCTGCCTACTTTTTGTGGCGTTGCATCTCGTTGGCTTTGGTTTATATAGCCGTCCGTTGGTACAGCCCCCAGAAACTGCTTTAAGAGTAGGAATTATTCAAGGTAATATCCCCAATACAATTAAACTTTATTCTGAAGGCTTGCGGCGGGCGATCGCGGGTTACACTGAAGGCTACATCACGCTAGCCGAACAAGGCGTTGAAGCAGTACTCACACCCGAAGGGGCTTTACCCTTTATGTGGAGTGAAGTGCTGCGTACTTCTCTCTACACTGCTGTACAAGAAAAAGGC
This window contains:
- the lnt gene encoding apolipoprotein N-acyltransferase, translated to MGLTVAPVEAWFLAWIALVPLWVIVASSTPQKTKLLSALLWGIGYHGVALAWITGVHPMMWMGVPWLASIAIALFCWVAITLWGAVLVTAWAVCMTIFSRGVGTFTRVLIGVALWCGLESLWSLGPLYWTSLSYTQSPHNLIILHLGQISGSLTVTAAIVAVNGLLAEAWMRYERSEVGGRRSGKNTITLRLFASSCLLFVALHLVGFGLYSRPLVQPPETALRVGIIQGNIPNTIKLYSEGLRRAIAGYTEGYITLAEQGVEAVLTPEGALPFMWSEVLRTSLYTAVQEKGVTAWIGAFGEQGQNYTNSLFTLTGDGTVLSRYDKVKLVPIGEYIPFEQVLGGLVRRLSPLEAKLVPGAPDQVFDTPFGRAIAVICYSSAFPEQVRYQAAAGGQFILSAANNAHYSPSMPAQHHAQDTMRAIETDRWAVRATNTGYSGIVDPHGRTVWISNLNTYELHAETIYRRTTQTLYVRWGDWLTPLLLGLAVISKLIFLQASQK